From Phalacrocorax carbo chromosome 6, bPhaCar2.1, whole genome shotgun sequence, a single genomic window includes:
- the KBTBD12 gene encoding kelch repeat and BTB domain-containing protein 12: protein MDHKAEDKRKQCHSLTLLEQVKRMKESTEIIDVVLVAEGEKFPCHKVVLAAFSPYFRAMFTCGLVECTQREVVLYDISAESMSVILNYMYSADLHLTNQNVQTVALAAYFMQMEEVFSMCQKYMMGHMDVSNCVGIYYFANHIGAEDLSDQARKYLYQHFAEVSLQEEILEIEFQQLLTLIKSDDLNISREESILDLVIRWVKHSRKSRLEHLIELLKQVRLVLVSPSFLMEARKRNTMILCNSECNDMFEEALETIKLSSHPSLSLRYGMETTDLLLCIGNNSLGIRSRHGSYADASFCYAPATQKTYFISSPKYGEGLGCVCTGVVTENNDIIVAGEASAVKMSRQKTRNIEIYRYHQRGNQFWHSLCTTQFRELYALGTIHNDLYVIGGQMKVKNQYLVTNCVEKYSMEQGTWRSTAPLPVPLACHVVVTVKNKLYVLGGWTPQMDLPDDEPDRLSNRTFRYDPGQDKWTEGAPMKYSKYRFSTAVVNSEIYVLGGIGCLGHDRGQTRKCLDAVEIYNPDGDFWRDGPPMPSPLLSLRTNSTSAGSVEGKLYLCGGFRGAARHEVITKEILELDTWENQWNVVAINVLMHDSYDVCLVARLNPRDLIPPPPDLVDQ, encoded by the exons ATGGATCATAAGGCTGAGGACAAAAGAAAGCAGTGCCATAGCTTGACTTTATTGGAACAAGTGAAGAGAATGAAAGAATCAACAGAGATAATTGATGTTGTGCTAGTTGCAGAAGGTGAGAAATTCCCCTGCCATAAGGTGGTGCTGGCTGCCTTCAGTCCCTATTTCAGAGCCATGTTCACCTGTGGCTTGGTTGAATGCACACAAAGGGAAGTGGTACTGTATGACATCTCTGCAGAGAGCATGTCCGTAATACTCAATTACATGTACAGTGCAGATTTGCACCTCACTAACCAGAATGTGCAGACTGTTGCGCTTGCTGCATATTTCATGCAGATGGAAGAAGTTTTCAGTATGTGTCAGAAGTACATGATGGGCCATATGGATGTTTCCAACTGTGTGGGCATCTACTACTTTGCAAACCATATTGGGGCAGAAGATTTATCTGATCAAGCAAGGAAATACTTATATCAGCATTTTGCTGAGGTGAGCTTACAGGAAGAAATATTAGAGATTGAATTCCAGCAGCTGTTGACTCTCATAAAATCAGATGAtctgaatatttccagggaggAGAGCATTCTGGACCTTGTCATTAGATGGGTCAAGCACAGCAGAAAGTCACGTCTAGAGCACCTTATTGAGCTCCTGAAGCAAGTGAGACTGGTACTTGTCAGCCCTTCCTTTCTCATGGAAGCCCGGAAAAGGAACACCATGATCCTGTGCAATTCAGAATGCAATGATATGTTTGAGGAAGCACTGGAAACTATCAAGCTATCCAGCCACCCTTCTCTCAGCCTGCGATACGGCATGGAGACTACTGATCTCTTACTCTGCATCGGCAACAATTCTCTTGGCATTAGGTCAAGACATGGTAGCTATGCAGATGCCAGTTTTTGTTATGCTCCTGCGACACAAAAGACTTACTTCATTTCCTCTCCAAAATATGGAGAGGGTTTAGGATGTGTTTGCACTGGTGTTGTCACTGAGAATAATGATATTATTGTGGCAGGAGAGGCAAGTGCTGTCAAAATGTCTAGACAAAAGACCAGGAACATCGAAATTTATAG ATACCACCAGCGAGGAAACCAGTTTTGGCACAGCCTATGCACCACTCAGTTCCGTGAACTCTATGCATTGGGCACTATCCATAATGATCTCTATGTAATAGGAGGgcaaatgaaagtgaaaaatcagtATCTGGTCACAAACTGTGTGGAGAAGTATTCCATGGAGCAAGGCACTTGGAGAAGCACAGCACCTCTTCCAGTACCACTTGCCTGCCATGTAGTGGTGACAGTGAAGAATAAGCTCTATGTGCTGGGTGGCTGGACACCACAG ATGGATCTGCCTGACGATGAGCCGGATCGATTAAGTAACAGAACATTTCGGTATGACCCAGGCCAAGACAAATGGACAGAAGGCGCACCAATGAAGTACTCCAAATACCGCTTCAGCACAGCCGTAGTCAACAGCGAGATTTATGTCTTGG GAGGAATTGGGTGCCTTGGTCATGACAGGGGACAGACACGGAAATGTCTTGATGCAGTGGAGATCTATAACCCTGATGGAGACTTCTGGAGAGATGGACCTCCCAtgccttctcccctcctctcaTTACGAACAAACTCTACCAGCGCAGGCTCTGTGGAAGGGAAGCTGTACCTCTGCGGAGGATTTCGTGGAGCAG CTCGTCATGAAGTTATCACCAAAGAGATCCTTGAGCTGGATACATGGGAGAACCAGTGGAATGTGGTGGCCATCAATGTCCTCATGCATGACAGCTATGATGTTTGCCTTGTTGCTAGGCTGAACCCACGGGATCTtattcctcctcccccagaTTTAGTGGACCAATAG